A part of Crassostrea angulata isolate pt1a10 chromosome 5, ASM2561291v2, whole genome shotgun sequence genomic DNA contains:
- the LOC128184255 gene encoding epithelial cell-transforming sequence 2 oncogene-like isoform X1 — protein sequence MEELDKRTEEKAKRMKTSTRLLTQNNEKILGQNTLRKQEVVAENQKFHTNKMRTYASAWTPVVNKPANEQIFNERRDLISHWFDLWTDSQRKRFFATVFHQCKRTQYKFIQNWFQDNVPLQHLDFTTVLPKFLSLYIFSFLDPKSLCRCAQVSWHWKFLSEQDVVWMPKCLNYGWFLPYKAPDNEFGAWKKYYLGCVQTPDYKPALDFQESKPVRSQSPPRKKKQPKSARGSGRMSPTSSSTAMKIRPPWVSASLKPNDLDKSFYAFLHGANPNDPKLPKSALVYHNKWGIVRKNHEMALSKSHDFDLGLGSAHRKEGHRLMTSGEDHDLSKTAQRKSLSEVMDMINLEERRRKQLVDSPWNPPVVGNKTKLQWFGNDTMMSGYEAYPTSTEFRTLSRTLPLTGVDEIDHPRVVFISSRVPAADLLVDAVLFGVIPIVYEYEGTTSEALMMKLEKTLAGRTARSVGLFCHSEEPGELRLAHGCTVTMDTLYRADVLDFFSKVCRRHLLPTDQGGQFDIFVPLAACEPGLEIVVQLSIRTERQFSSPTGIIGNFNHVNSDWLIPYKEGRPGAVTQPPEVYFCQSKLDVWSHVADQAIEALASCKQHLGQFLENTHRDIVSQLTGQLVFDILGQTEIHGVKNVTNSLSEALVQLGKQDKDVNPLEFLGQYLLEKSGVDDLAFTSSLEKSLVPAEDYEDEDEEVTRINGQGQTEGQEEEGEDKPEWGDIEPEDQEIEHYYSQHHDHDRNEPPPLENTEHQLHADQEGEEVPKNASLSETLRPPADMPEKAQMEQSEKEENRRQQRQKRQKLVQEAENLRVTFGSMRLTGKYERLTAKQFHDHPEKRTPIAMEILSSEVEYNRILQAVKDVYVKPLRAALNSNRAIASFQNVQIIFTDLLQLLDASSEMLADLKNRVAEWDATNSCLGDIFVRFCTHLKLYTNYVNNYDVILQCIERTKEQTPAFRAFLKRHERIPALRMMTLPELLLLPGRRINEYVTLLSWFELHTPSTHQDRGDLADAIETLKVVNRHVQESKTRMDRDRKMIKLQKTILNCPSLLESNRYLIKQQDAANLRPPSTQSSVPELRVYQHIEMLGLFLFNDALVVTRRTDRNFPFTRAREHTYRFESSLALSRLRVRDIPESKYIRYGFKLETPKRALHCSVESEEEKFNWISLLEQAIRSAIDIQ from the exons ATGGAAGAATTGGATAAACGGACGGAGGAGAAGGCGAAGAGAATGAAAACGTCAACCCGCCTACTGACCCAGAACAACGAGAAGATTCTGGGTCAGAACACGCTTCGGAAACAAGAAGTGGTGGCAGAAAACCAAAAATTCCACACCAACAAAATGAGAACCTACGCCAGTGCTTGGACACCAGTGGTCAACAAGCCAGCCAATGAGCAG ATATTCAATGAAAGAAGAGATCTCATTTCCCATTGG TTTGACTTGTGGACGGACTCGCAGAGGAAGCGATTCTTTGCCACGGTCTTCCATCAGTGTAAGCGTACTCAGTACAAATTCATACAGAACTGGTTCCAGGATAACGTCCCCCTACAGCACCTTGATTTCACTACCGTGCTCCCAAAGTTCCTGTCCCTGTACATCTTTTCCTTTCTGGACCCCAAGTCTCTCTGTCGCTGTGCCCAAGTTTCTTGGCACTGGAAATTTCTGTCGGAACAG GATGTAGTATGGATGCCTAAGTGTTTAAACTATGGCTGGTTCCTCCCTTATAAGGCACCAGACAATGAGTTTGGGGCCTGGAAGAAGTATTATCTGGGGTGTGTTCAGACCCCAGACTACAAACCTGCTCTTGACTTCCAG GAATCCAAGCCAGTCCGAAGTCAGTCCCCACCCAGAAAGAAGAAGCAGCCCAAGTCTGCCCGGGGCTCAGGGAGGATGTCTCCCACCAGCAGTA GTACAGCAATGAAGATTCGACCCCCATGGGTCTCTGCTTCTTTAAAGCCAAATGACCTTGATAAGTCCTTCTATGCCTTTCTCCACGGAGCTAACCCCAATGACCCTAAACTACCCAAGTCCGCGCTGGTCTATCACAACAAGTGGGGCATTGTCAGGAAAAACCATGAAATGGCCCTGAGCAAGTCCCATGATTTTGATTTAGGCCTTGGATCCGCCCACAGAAAGGAGGGACACAGACTCATGACA TCAGGAGAGGACCATGACCTCAGTAAGACTGCCCAGAGAAAGTCGCTGTCCGAGGTGATGGACATGATAAACCTAGAGGAGAGGCGCAGGAAACAGCTGGTCGACTCCCCCTGGAACCCTCCAGTAGTGGGCAACAAAACCAAGCTCCAGTGGTTTGG AAATGACACTATGATGTCAGGTTATGAGGCCTACCCCACGTCCACAGAATTTCGGACCCTGAGTCGAACCCTCCCCCTGACCGGGGTGGATGAGATTGACCACCCTCGAGTTGTGTTTATCTCCTCCAGGGTACCTGCTGCTGAT TTGTTGGTTGACGCTGTGTTGTTTGGTGTGATTCCTATTGTGTATGAATACGAGGGAACAACATCTGAGGCCCTGATGATGAAGCTGGAAAAAACTCTTGCAGGCCGAACAGCAAG GAGTGTTGGATTGTTCTGTCACTCGGAGGAACCCGGTGAGCTACGATTGGCCCATGGCTGTACCGTTACCATGGATACATTATACCGAGCTGATGTTCTAGACTTCTTCTCCAAAGTCTGCAGGAGACACCTTCTCCCCACAGATCAAGGCGgccaatttgatatttttgtccCTTTGGCTGCTTGTG AACCGGGCTTGGAGATTGTTGTACAGTTGAGCATAAGGACAGAGAGGCAGTTCTCTTCTCCCACTGGTATTATCGGAAACTTTAATCATG TGAACTCTGATTGGCTAATTCCCTACAAAGAGGGCAGGCCAGGGGCAGTCACTCAGCCCCCAGAGGTGTATTTCTGTCAGAGCAAGTTGGATGTGTGGTCACACGTGGCTGATCAAGCCATTGAGGCACTGGCTTCCTGTAAACAACACCTGGGACAGTTCCTGGAAAATACACACAGGGATATTGTCTCACAGCTCACAG GTCAGCTGGTCTTTGATATTCTGGGACAGACTGAGATCCATGGGGTGAAGAATGTCACTAACTCCCTGTCAGAGGCTCTGGTACAGCTGGGCAAACAGGACAAAGAT GTGAATCCCCTAGAGTTTTTGGGACAATACCTTTTAGAGAAATCTGGTGTGGATGACTTGGCATTCACAAGCTCACTGGAAAAG TCCCTAGTACCGGCCGAGGACTATGAGGACGAAGATGAAGAGGTCACGAGGATCAATGGTCAAGGTCAGACTGAAGGTCAGGAAGAGGAAGGGGAGGACAAGCCTGAGTGGGGAG ACATTGAACCAGAGGATCAAGAAATAGAGCATTACTACTCACAGCACCATGATCATGATAGGAATG AACCTCCCCCGCTGGAGAACACGGAGCATCAGTTACACGCCGACCAGGAGGGAGAGGAGGTCCCCAAGAATGCCAGTCTGAGCG AGACACTTCGACCACCTGCAGACATGCCAGAGAAAGCCCAAATGGAACAGAGTGAAAAGGAAGAAAACCGCCGACAGCAACGGCAGAAGCGACAGAAACTGGTTCAAGAAGCAGAGAATCTGCGGGTCACATTTGGGTCCATGAGACTAACTGGCAAATATGAGCGATTG ACAGCAAAACAGTTCCATGACCACCCAGAGAAGAGAACGCCCATCGCCATGGAGATTCTGAGCAGCGAGGTGGAGTACAATCGAATCTTACAGGCTGTGAAAGATGTTTACGTCAAACCTCTCAGGGCTGCCCTCAACTCCAACAG GGCAATAGCTAGCTTCCAGAATGTGCAGATTATCTTCACTGATCTTCTACAACTGTTAGATGCCAGCAG CGAGATGTTGGCTGATCTGAAGAATCGAGTTGCTGAATGGGATGCCACCAATTCCTGTCTAGGagatatttttgtaagattCTGTACCCACCTGAAGCTGTACACTAATTATGTCAACAATTACGACGTCATCCTACAATGTATAGAACGTACTAAGGAGCAGACGCCAGCCTTCAGAGCCTTCCTGAAGCGACACGAGAGGATTCCTGCCTTGAGGATGATGAC GTTGCCCGAGCTGTTGTTGTTGCCAGGACGACGGATCAACGAGTATGTGACCCTCCTGAGCTGGTTTGAACTTCACACTCCCAGCACTCACCAAGACAGAGGGGACCTGGCCGACGCCATAGAAACACTGAAGGTCGTCAATAGGCATGTGCAAGAG AGCAAGACCAGGATGGACAGAGACAGAAAGATGATAAAACTGCAGAAGACTATACTCAACTGTCCT AGTTTACTGGAGTCCAATAGATACCTCATCAAACAACAGGACGCTGCCAATCTCAGACCCCCCTCCACTCAGTCATCAGTACCAGAACTCAG
- the LOC128184255 gene encoding epithelial cell-transforming sequence 2 oncogene-like isoform X3 has protein sequence MEELDKRTEEKAKRMKTSTRLLTQNNEKILGQNTLRKQEVVAENQKFHTNKMRTYASAWTPVVNKPANEQIFNERRDLISHWFDLWTDSQRKRFFATVFHQCKRTQYKFIQNWFQDNVPLQHLDFTTVLPKFLSLYIFSFLDPKSLCRCAQVSWHWKFLSEQDVVWMPKCLNYGWFLPYKAPDNEFGAWKKYYLGCVQTPDYKPALDFQESKPVRSQSPPRKKKQPKSARGSGRMSPTSSSTAMKIRPPWVSASLKPNDLDKSFYAFLHGANPNDPKLPKSALVYHNKWGIVRKNHEMALSKSHDFDLGLGSAHRKEGHRLMTSGEDHDLSKTAQRKSLSEVMDMINLEERRRKQLVDSPWNPPVVGNKTKLQWFGNDTMMSGYEAYPTSTEFRTLSRTLPLTGVDEIDHPRVVFISSRVPAADLLVDAVLFGVIPIVYEYEGTTSEALMMKLEKTLAGRTARSVGLFCHSEEPGELRLAHGCTVTMDTLYRADVLDFFSKVCRRHLLPTDQGGQFDIFVPLAACEPGLEIVVQLSIRTERQFSSPTGIIGNFNHVNSDWLIPYKEGRPGAVTQPPEVYFCQSKLDVWSHVADQAIEALASCKQHLGQFLENTHRDIVSQLTGQLVFDILGQTEIHGVKNVTNSLSEALVQLGKQDKDVNPLEFLGQYLLEKSGVDDLAFTSSLEKSLVPAEDYEDEDEEVTRINGQGQTEGQEEEGEDKPEWGETLRPPADMPEKAQMEQSEKEENRRQQRQKRQKLVQEAENLRVTFGSMRLTGKYERLTAKQFHDHPEKRTPIAMEILSSEVEYNRILQAVKDVYVKPLRAALNSNRAIASFQNVQIIFTDLLQLLDASSEMLADLKNRVAEWDATNSCLGDIFVRFCTHLKLYTNYVNNYDVILQCIERTKEQTPAFRAFLKRHERIPALRMMTLPELLLLPGRRINEYVTLLSWFELHTPSTHQDRGDLADAIETLKVVNRHVQESKTRMDRDRKMIKLQKTILNCPSLLESNRYLIKQQDAANLRPPSTQSSVPELRVYQHIEMLGLFLFNDALVVTRRTDRNFPFTRAREHTYRFESSLALSRLRVRDIPESKYIRYGFKLETPKRALHCSVESEEEKFNWISLLEQAIRSAIDIQ, from the exons ATGGAAGAATTGGATAAACGGACGGAGGAGAAGGCGAAGAGAATGAAAACGTCAACCCGCCTACTGACCCAGAACAACGAGAAGATTCTGGGTCAGAACACGCTTCGGAAACAAGAAGTGGTGGCAGAAAACCAAAAATTCCACACCAACAAAATGAGAACCTACGCCAGTGCTTGGACACCAGTGGTCAACAAGCCAGCCAATGAGCAG ATATTCAATGAAAGAAGAGATCTCATTTCCCATTGG TTTGACTTGTGGACGGACTCGCAGAGGAAGCGATTCTTTGCCACGGTCTTCCATCAGTGTAAGCGTACTCAGTACAAATTCATACAGAACTGGTTCCAGGATAACGTCCCCCTACAGCACCTTGATTTCACTACCGTGCTCCCAAAGTTCCTGTCCCTGTACATCTTTTCCTTTCTGGACCCCAAGTCTCTCTGTCGCTGTGCCCAAGTTTCTTGGCACTGGAAATTTCTGTCGGAACAG GATGTAGTATGGATGCCTAAGTGTTTAAACTATGGCTGGTTCCTCCCTTATAAGGCACCAGACAATGAGTTTGGGGCCTGGAAGAAGTATTATCTGGGGTGTGTTCAGACCCCAGACTACAAACCTGCTCTTGACTTCCAG GAATCCAAGCCAGTCCGAAGTCAGTCCCCACCCAGAAAGAAGAAGCAGCCCAAGTCTGCCCGGGGCTCAGGGAGGATGTCTCCCACCAGCAGTA GTACAGCAATGAAGATTCGACCCCCATGGGTCTCTGCTTCTTTAAAGCCAAATGACCTTGATAAGTCCTTCTATGCCTTTCTCCACGGAGCTAACCCCAATGACCCTAAACTACCCAAGTCCGCGCTGGTCTATCACAACAAGTGGGGCATTGTCAGGAAAAACCATGAAATGGCCCTGAGCAAGTCCCATGATTTTGATTTAGGCCTTGGATCCGCCCACAGAAAGGAGGGACACAGACTCATGACA TCAGGAGAGGACCATGACCTCAGTAAGACTGCCCAGAGAAAGTCGCTGTCCGAGGTGATGGACATGATAAACCTAGAGGAGAGGCGCAGGAAACAGCTGGTCGACTCCCCCTGGAACCCTCCAGTAGTGGGCAACAAAACCAAGCTCCAGTGGTTTGG AAATGACACTATGATGTCAGGTTATGAGGCCTACCCCACGTCCACAGAATTTCGGACCCTGAGTCGAACCCTCCCCCTGACCGGGGTGGATGAGATTGACCACCCTCGAGTTGTGTTTATCTCCTCCAGGGTACCTGCTGCTGAT TTGTTGGTTGACGCTGTGTTGTTTGGTGTGATTCCTATTGTGTATGAATACGAGGGAACAACATCTGAGGCCCTGATGATGAAGCTGGAAAAAACTCTTGCAGGCCGAACAGCAAG GAGTGTTGGATTGTTCTGTCACTCGGAGGAACCCGGTGAGCTACGATTGGCCCATGGCTGTACCGTTACCATGGATACATTATACCGAGCTGATGTTCTAGACTTCTTCTCCAAAGTCTGCAGGAGACACCTTCTCCCCACAGATCAAGGCGgccaatttgatatttttgtccCTTTGGCTGCTTGTG AACCGGGCTTGGAGATTGTTGTACAGTTGAGCATAAGGACAGAGAGGCAGTTCTCTTCTCCCACTGGTATTATCGGAAACTTTAATCATG TGAACTCTGATTGGCTAATTCCCTACAAAGAGGGCAGGCCAGGGGCAGTCACTCAGCCCCCAGAGGTGTATTTCTGTCAGAGCAAGTTGGATGTGTGGTCACACGTGGCTGATCAAGCCATTGAGGCACTGGCTTCCTGTAAACAACACCTGGGACAGTTCCTGGAAAATACACACAGGGATATTGTCTCACAGCTCACAG GTCAGCTGGTCTTTGATATTCTGGGACAGACTGAGATCCATGGGGTGAAGAATGTCACTAACTCCCTGTCAGAGGCTCTGGTACAGCTGGGCAAACAGGACAAAGAT GTGAATCCCCTAGAGTTTTTGGGACAATACCTTTTAGAGAAATCTGGTGTGGATGACTTGGCATTCACAAGCTCACTGGAAAAG TCCCTAGTACCGGCCGAGGACTATGAGGACGAAGATGAAGAGGTCACGAGGATCAATGGTCAAGGTCAGACTGAAGGTCAGGAAGAGGAAGGGGAGGACAAGCCTGAGTGGGGAG AGACACTTCGACCACCTGCAGACATGCCAGAGAAAGCCCAAATGGAACAGAGTGAAAAGGAAGAAAACCGCCGACAGCAACGGCAGAAGCGACAGAAACTGGTTCAAGAAGCAGAGAATCTGCGGGTCACATTTGGGTCCATGAGACTAACTGGCAAATATGAGCGATTG ACAGCAAAACAGTTCCATGACCACCCAGAGAAGAGAACGCCCATCGCCATGGAGATTCTGAGCAGCGAGGTGGAGTACAATCGAATCTTACAGGCTGTGAAAGATGTTTACGTCAAACCTCTCAGGGCTGCCCTCAACTCCAACAG GGCAATAGCTAGCTTCCAGAATGTGCAGATTATCTTCACTGATCTTCTACAACTGTTAGATGCCAGCAG CGAGATGTTGGCTGATCTGAAGAATCGAGTTGCTGAATGGGATGCCACCAATTCCTGTCTAGGagatatttttgtaagattCTGTACCCACCTGAAGCTGTACACTAATTATGTCAACAATTACGACGTCATCCTACAATGTATAGAACGTACTAAGGAGCAGACGCCAGCCTTCAGAGCCTTCCTGAAGCGACACGAGAGGATTCCTGCCTTGAGGATGATGAC GTTGCCCGAGCTGTTGTTGTTGCCAGGACGACGGATCAACGAGTATGTGACCCTCCTGAGCTGGTTTGAACTTCACACTCCCAGCACTCACCAAGACAGAGGGGACCTGGCCGACGCCATAGAAACACTGAAGGTCGTCAATAGGCATGTGCAAGAG AGCAAGACCAGGATGGACAGAGACAGAAAGATGATAAAACTGCAGAAGACTATACTCAACTGTCCT AGTTTACTGGAGTCCAATAGATACCTCATCAAACAACAGGACGCTGCCAATCTCAGACCCCCCTCCACTCAGTCATCAGTACCAGAACTCAG
- the LOC128184255 gene encoding epithelial cell-transforming sequence 2 oncogene-like isoform X2, which yields MEELDKRTEEKAKRMKTSTRLLTQNNEKILGQNTLRKQEVVAENQKFHTNKMRTYASAWTPVVNKPANEQIFNERRDLISHWFDLWTDSQRKRFFATVFHQCKRTQYKFIQNWFQDNVPLQHLDFTTVLPKFLSLYIFSFLDPKSLCRCAQVSWHWKFLSEQDVVWMPKCLNYGWFLPYKAPDNEFGAWKKYYLGCVQTPDYKPALDFQESKPVRSQSPPRKKKQPKSARGSGRMSPTSSSTAMKIRPPWVSASLKPNDLDKSFYAFLHGANPNDPKLPKSALVYHNKWGIVRKNHEMALSKSHDFDLGLGSAHRKEGHRLMTSGEDHDLSKTAQRKSLSEVMDMINLEERRRKQLVDSPWNPPVVGNKTKLQWFGNDTMMSGYEAYPTSTEFRTLSRTLPLTGVDEIDHPRVVFISSRVPAADLLVDAVLFGVIPIVYEYEGTTSEALMMKLEKTLAGRTARSVGLFCHSEEPGELRLAHGCTVTMDTLYRADVLDFFSKVCRRHLLPTDQGGQFDIFVPLAACEPGLEIVVQLSIRTERQFSSPTGIIGNFNHVNSDWLIPYKEGRPGAVTQPPEVYFCQSKLDVWSHVADQAIEALASCKQHLGQFLENTHRDIVSQLTGQLVFDILGQTEIHGVKNVTNSLSEALVQLGKQDKDVNPLEFLGQYLLEKSGVDDLAFTSSLEKSLVPAEDYEDEDEEVTRINGQGQTEGQEEEGEDKPEWGEPPPLENTEHQLHADQEGEEVPKNASLSETLRPPADMPEKAQMEQSEKEENRRQQRQKRQKLVQEAENLRVTFGSMRLTGKYERLTAKQFHDHPEKRTPIAMEILSSEVEYNRILQAVKDVYVKPLRAALNSNRAIASFQNVQIIFTDLLQLLDASSEMLADLKNRVAEWDATNSCLGDIFVRFCTHLKLYTNYVNNYDVILQCIERTKEQTPAFRAFLKRHERIPALRMMTLPELLLLPGRRINEYVTLLSWFELHTPSTHQDRGDLADAIETLKVVNRHVQESKTRMDRDRKMIKLQKTILNCPSLLESNRYLIKQQDAANLRPPSTQSSVPELRVYQHIEMLGLFLFNDALVVTRRTDRNFPFTRAREHTYRFESSLALSRLRVRDIPESKYIRYGFKLETPKRALHCSVESEEEKFNWISLLEQAIRSAIDIQ from the exons ATGGAAGAATTGGATAAACGGACGGAGGAGAAGGCGAAGAGAATGAAAACGTCAACCCGCCTACTGACCCAGAACAACGAGAAGATTCTGGGTCAGAACACGCTTCGGAAACAAGAAGTGGTGGCAGAAAACCAAAAATTCCACACCAACAAAATGAGAACCTACGCCAGTGCTTGGACACCAGTGGTCAACAAGCCAGCCAATGAGCAG ATATTCAATGAAAGAAGAGATCTCATTTCCCATTGG TTTGACTTGTGGACGGACTCGCAGAGGAAGCGATTCTTTGCCACGGTCTTCCATCAGTGTAAGCGTACTCAGTACAAATTCATACAGAACTGGTTCCAGGATAACGTCCCCCTACAGCACCTTGATTTCACTACCGTGCTCCCAAAGTTCCTGTCCCTGTACATCTTTTCCTTTCTGGACCCCAAGTCTCTCTGTCGCTGTGCCCAAGTTTCTTGGCACTGGAAATTTCTGTCGGAACAG GATGTAGTATGGATGCCTAAGTGTTTAAACTATGGCTGGTTCCTCCCTTATAAGGCACCAGACAATGAGTTTGGGGCCTGGAAGAAGTATTATCTGGGGTGTGTTCAGACCCCAGACTACAAACCTGCTCTTGACTTCCAG GAATCCAAGCCAGTCCGAAGTCAGTCCCCACCCAGAAAGAAGAAGCAGCCCAAGTCTGCCCGGGGCTCAGGGAGGATGTCTCCCACCAGCAGTA GTACAGCAATGAAGATTCGACCCCCATGGGTCTCTGCTTCTTTAAAGCCAAATGACCTTGATAAGTCCTTCTATGCCTTTCTCCACGGAGCTAACCCCAATGACCCTAAACTACCCAAGTCCGCGCTGGTCTATCACAACAAGTGGGGCATTGTCAGGAAAAACCATGAAATGGCCCTGAGCAAGTCCCATGATTTTGATTTAGGCCTTGGATCCGCCCACAGAAAGGAGGGACACAGACTCATGACA TCAGGAGAGGACCATGACCTCAGTAAGACTGCCCAGAGAAAGTCGCTGTCCGAGGTGATGGACATGATAAACCTAGAGGAGAGGCGCAGGAAACAGCTGGTCGACTCCCCCTGGAACCCTCCAGTAGTGGGCAACAAAACCAAGCTCCAGTGGTTTGG AAATGACACTATGATGTCAGGTTATGAGGCCTACCCCACGTCCACAGAATTTCGGACCCTGAGTCGAACCCTCCCCCTGACCGGGGTGGATGAGATTGACCACCCTCGAGTTGTGTTTATCTCCTCCAGGGTACCTGCTGCTGAT TTGTTGGTTGACGCTGTGTTGTTTGGTGTGATTCCTATTGTGTATGAATACGAGGGAACAACATCTGAGGCCCTGATGATGAAGCTGGAAAAAACTCTTGCAGGCCGAACAGCAAG GAGTGTTGGATTGTTCTGTCACTCGGAGGAACCCGGTGAGCTACGATTGGCCCATGGCTGTACCGTTACCATGGATACATTATACCGAGCTGATGTTCTAGACTTCTTCTCCAAAGTCTGCAGGAGACACCTTCTCCCCACAGATCAAGGCGgccaatttgatatttttgtccCTTTGGCTGCTTGTG AACCGGGCTTGGAGATTGTTGTACAGTTGAGCATAAGGACAGAGAGGCAGTTCTCTTCTCCCACTGGTATTATCGGAAACTTTAATCATG TGAACTCTGATTGGCTAATTCCCTACAAAGAGGGCAGGCCAGGGGCAGTCACTCAGCCCCCAGAGGTGTATTTCTGTCAGAGCAAGTTGGATGTGTGGTCACACGTGGCTGATCAAGCCATTGAGGCACTGGCTTCCTGTAAACAACACCTGGGACAGTTCCTGGAAAATACACACAGGGATATTGTCTCACAGCTCACAG GTCAGCTGGTCTTTGATATTCTGGGACAGACTGAGATCCATGGGGTGAAGAATGTCACTAACTCCCTGTCAGAGGCTCTGGTACAGCTGGGCAAACAGGACAAAGAT GTGAATCCCCTAGAGTTTTTGGGACAATACCTTTTAGAGAAATCTGGTGTGGATGACTTGGCATTCACAAGCTCACTGGAAAAG TCCCTAGTACCGGCCGAGGACTATGAGGACGAAGATGAAGAGGTCACGAGGATCAATGGTCAAGGTCAGACTGAAGGTCAGGAAGAGGAAGGGGAGGACAAGCCTGAGTGGGGAG AACCTCCCCCGCTGGAGAACACGGAGCATCAGTTACACGCCGACCAGGAGGGAGAGGAGGTCCCCAAGAATGCCAGTCTGAGCG AGACACTTCGACCACCTGCAGACATGCCAGAGAAAGCCCAAATGGAACAGAGTGAAAAGGAAGAAAACCGCCGACAGCAACGGCAGAAGCGACAGAAACTGGTTCAAGAAGCAGAGAATCTGCGGGTCACATTTGGGTCCATGAGACTAACTGGCAAATATGAGCGATTG ACAGCAAAACAGTTCCATGACCACCCAGAGAAGAGAACGCCCATCGCCATGGAGATTCTGAGCAGCGAGGTGGAGTACAATCGAATCTTACAGGCTGTGAAAGATGTTTACGTCAAACCTCTCAGGGCTGCCCTCAACTCCAACAG GGCAATAGCTAGCTTCCAGAATGTGCAGATTATCTTCACTGATCTTCTACAACTGTTAGATGCCAGCAG CGAGATGTTGGCTGATCTGAAGAATCGAGTTGCTGAATGGGATGCCACCAATTCCTGTCTAGGagatatttttgtaagattCTGTACCCACCTGAAGCTGTACACTAATTATGTCAACAATTACGACGTCATCCTACAATGTATAGAACGTACTAAGGAGCAGACGCCAGCCTTCAGAGCCTTCCTGAAGCGACACGAGAGGATTCCTGCCTTGAGGATGATGAC GTTGCCCGAGCTGTTGTTGTTGCCAGGACGACGGATCAACGAGTATGTGACCCTCCTGAGCTGGTTTGAACTTCACACTCCCAGCACTCACCAAGACAGAGGGGACCTGGCCGACGCCATAGAAACACTGAAGGTCGTCAATAGGCATGTGCAAGAG AGCAAGACCAGGATGGACAGAGACAGAAAGATGATAAAACTGCAGAAGACTATACTCAACTGTCCT AGTTTACTGGAGTCCAATAGATACCTCATCAAACAACAGGACGCTGCCAATCTCAGACCCCCCTCCACTCAGTCATCAGTACCAGAACTCAG